Part of the Peromyscus maniculatus bairdii isolate BWxNUB_F1_BW_parent chromosome 23, HU_Pman_BW_mat_3.1, whole genome shotgun sequence genome is shown below.
ATGTTGATGGCGCGGTTAATGGCCAGGCCCAAGCCATGAATGTAGATCTCGGTGCATGCGCTCTGCCCCCTACTGCCTCCGTCCAGCAGCTTTTGACAGCGGGCTAGCTGGGCCTTAAAATCAGTCTTCATGTTGACATAAATGTCATTGGGCCTCCGGGGCAGGCGGTGGGGCAGGCGTTTACGAAGCGTGTACTCCACGGGGTCCAGCTCGGCCTCGATGGCACCTCGGGGCTCTCGGTTTTCCGCCATGCCCTGAGTCCTGGCGTGGGGAAGGAACAAGATCCAGGGAGAACGACCCGGGACTCCTTTCTCGCCCAGCTTCCTACGGGTGCAACCAGAAGGGGgcgccctcttccctccctcttccgtCCCGGCCTCCCGGCCGTCGCCCCCACTTCCGCTTTCCCCACCCCCGGTTTTAATTCATTCGTCACGTGGCCCCCGTTCCCGGCGCTTCCCCGCCTACCTCCTCCGTTCCACGGTGCCCTTCACTCGCGTGCGCCTGGCCGGCCGGCCCAACCGGGCGCTGCCGCCCCGGAcacccagagaaagaaagaagaagaagcagcggTCGCACCAGGGACGCCGGGGAGCGGCGCCCGCAAGCACTGCGCACTGCGCACGCGCACCCCGGCCCCCAAGCCGGAACCCATCCGCTCGCAGCCTTCGCGGCCTCCGTTCTCCGACCCGCCCCCTTGCCTCTGGCGCCTGCGCAGGGGCGCCTCAGTCTCGCGAGACTTCCGGACCCGAGGCGTTCCAGCCCCGAGCGCGTCGTGGGCGGGGCTGGCCGTCAGGGGTGGGGCTGATCGAGAGGGGCGGGGCCGAGAGGGGCGGGGCGCGGGTCTCCCGGGTTGTGCCGCCCCGCTCCGCTGGGTGGGCCTTGAGGATCCGGGGGGACGAGGGGGAAGCAGTTCTCGAGATCTGCAGGAGTGGGAAAGGCGGGTCGGGTCGGTGTAGGAGCTGGGGTCGCCCAGGTCCGGGAGGCAAGTCTGGAATCCGCATCTCTCTATCGCTCTGCTGAGCCGCGGGATTGACAGCTGACCTCCCGCCCCGGGTCCTGGCAGCCCCGGACGCAGAGAGATCGCAGGGATCGAGTTAAGGCCGGATGTCCACCTTGGGCGCCTCCCTGTGCCCGGGACCCACGCTAGGTGCCAGGCGTTTGCAGCTTCCCGCCACACCTCTCCACGCCGCACTCGGCCAGCTGCTACCCGCGACCTGCGAGTCGTGACGGGCTGCCGCCTGGCGGAAGGGACAGGGACTGCAAATACGTGGGTTCCTAGTCCCTTAGTAGTGGGGACCTGGCTCTCTGCCCAGGTTGGTAAAGCCTTTGGACAGTTCCCTACAGACATGAGTGAAACCTGTATTTGGGAACTCGTACTACACCCCCAGGTCACCTACCTGGGCAGAATCTGATTTGAAGGTTGGACAGAGAACTTTGTTCCGTGCTATATCGTCAaagatgaccatgaacttctgatccctctgcctccaacttgtgagtgttgggattagCAGGAACCATCAAcaaagctacatccctagcctctGGGGTTTGTGTTGAAATGGAAGGTTTGACATTCTAGACATCAATTTGCTCCAAGTTGATCTCTATATTTAATGAACTTTTTAGGTGAAACCTCAGGAAGACTTGCAGATATAAACCACAAATCTCTTGTGGGGAGGATAgggtgtagctcaggctagcctagaactcatgctcctcctgagtgctagcattacaagtgtgcaccattgTGCCATCTTGATAAATTTATCCTAAAACTTAtgaaaaggcaaataaaataattttgcaaaGTTGTTGGACTCATAtcgtctcagcagttaagagcatttgctgatcTTCAGAGATGactcccagaggatctgagtttagttcccagtatccatgttgggtggctcacaaccacctataactccagcttcaggagacctgaccccctcttctggcttgtgtgggtgcccaaacacacacacacacacacacacaaataaaaaaaataaaattttaggccaggtagtggtgacacaagcctttaatcccagcttttggcaaaggcaggagaagagtccgaggccagcctggtctacagagtagttccaggacagccagggctacatagagaaaccctgtctcaaaaaaccaaaaagaaaaacaaattaaatatatactttaaaatctTTATGATTATTGTGTGTATGGTGATGGGGAAGCATACTATGACACTTTATGGAGTCAAAGTTCTGGGGTCAAAGCCTCACACAGCAACCACTGTACactctgaaccatcttgctggccccttaaGACTTAACTATGTAAATACAGTCATTCAGAAGAGTGTGCTGCAGGTCCTACACACGTCTGTATCAGGTCCTCTACAGACATAGTGCAGCTATTAGCTTAGTGTtttcatgggactcctgactgtaaGAGTGAGTTTGTCTCTGACCCTTACGCCTCTTGGAtttcctgttgggttgccatgaCCAACTTTGAGATAAtagttttgcttcatcttattatattttattttgtcatgtttggttgttatcttttagaatcctgttcttttctaatcaGAGGCGGAA
Proteins encoded:
- the Pop7 gene encoding ribonuclease P protein subunit p20, yielding MAENREPRGAIEAELDPVEYTLRKRLPHRLPRRPNDIYVNMKTDFKAQLARCQKLLDGGSRGQSACTEIYIHGLGLAINRAINIALQLQAGSFGSLQVAANTSTVELVDELEPETDSREPLTRIRNNSAIHIRVFRVTPK